A stretch of Mauremys reevesii isolate NIE-2019 linkage group 25, ASM1616193v1, whole genome shotgun sequence DNA encodes these proteins:
- the GLI1 gene encoding zinc finger protein GLI1 yields the protein MFNPRNPPRSGYMEHCYLRPRHAPGPGLADGLNDFPMCHQANLMGSHHGYGLAPGNEHAGNATGSRFSTPRSTAKLTKKRALSISPLSDASIDLQTVIRTSPNSLVAFINSRCASASGSYGHLSIGTISPSLGFQSPMAHPKGQGAAFGLPMPHCGSHEHLPGRPGFLHHPPPHGAPKHCQMKSEPSLGDALGTKGLEERSEGDVSSPASTGTQDPLLGMLEPREELEKEDGKQEAEAVYETNCHWEGCSKEFDTQEQLVHHINNEHIHGEKKEFVCHWLECSREQRPFKAQYMLVVHMRRHTGEKPHKCTFEGCHKAYSRLENLKTHLRSHTGEKPYVCEHEGCNKAFSNASDRAKHQNRTHSNEKPYVCKIPGCTKRYTDPSSLRKHVKTVHGPDAHVTKKHRGDMVLSRALAALGGPADMKQEKEGGCPSEGRKDEGKLMVPEATLKPQPSPGGQSSCSSERSPLGSANNNDSGVEMNANPGGSFEDLSTLEDPPPGEPMGASGLSALRRLENLRIDKFKQLRKPPPGKGLKLPAIPGTGPAGEMPSLCGPPPAASHRRVLELSASDLASVPPASERRASTTSTVSSAYTVSRRSSLASPYPRAAEGPGGLPNSLGLADAYDPISPDASRRSSEASHCGGLPGLTPAQHYHLKAKYAAATGGPPPTPLPSMERAALAGRTGFPGDYPGPAGPPFLANGSLRRHGTTEYPGYSLHPHLAPGHGTRRASDPARTAAEPHAAPNVQRFKSMGNVSASALGRAGLQPLGGTDASLQRHLFSPRPPSISENVFLESVAMEGPGEMEQYLGYPEQGFQCQGPGMELQGEGAYIGAHRTMGGMQLSPGAHGELQGDLGQPDYSLPQCQVNQHFQGMHPPDASILAPWDEAAPGSLELNPLVPSPLGSRHCHHQYPTPGACEPQPKHMGMCHPGGFAGGQQFGELSQLQIKAEQQLPAPALTPCQNVQQPPAAPFGQPRAMAAAPGSGYPAEPQQGSCFAMTPPGRRPQTPMLQVKELMVRNYVQSQQALMWGEQPQPPPKAGDLMVGLGGEPLRHPPAPQPYLSPKYAGYPAKPGPPLGPPESQPPASQCFSPELGPHPPGGPRPPSRQHSLGYAGGPSCEPPEAGPRRLLRLPPLHAPPEGPAEPALLFYPGPGKGAQGHQPASCGGQDPGRPFAPGLERLKADSFPYLAPEGQVSNSLDSLDLENTHLDFTAILDDPEPPALSPARLPPPGPPNMAVGDMSSMLSSLAGENHFLNTLS from the exons ATGTTCAACCCCAGGAACCCGCCCCGGAGCGGCTACATGGAGCATTGCTACCTGCGCCCCCGGCACGCGCCCGGCCCCGGCCTGGCAGATG GGCTGAACGACTTCCCCATGTGCCACCAGGCCAACCTGATGGGCAGTCACCATGGGTACGGGCTGGCGCCGGGCAACGAGCATGCTGGGAATGCCACCG ggtcCCGGTTCTCCACGCCCCGGAGCACGGCCAAGCTGACCAAGAAGCGGGCGCTGTCCATCTCGCCGCTGTCCGACGCCAGCATCGACCTGCAGACCGTCATCCGCACCTCGCCCAACTCCCTGGTGGCCTTCATCAACTCACGCTGCGCCTCGGCCAGCGGCTCCTACGGGCACCTCTCCATTGGCACCATCAG CCCGTCCCTGGGCTTCCAAAGCCCCATGGCTCACCCGAAGGGGCAAGGGGCAGCGTTCGGCCTCCCCATGCCCCACTGTGGCTCCCATGAACACCTCCCCGGCCGGCCGGGGTTCCTGCACCATCCCCCGCCCCACGGGGCACCGAAGCACTGCCAG ATGAAATCAGAGCCGAGCCTGGGCGATGCCCTGGGCACCAAGGGCCTGGAGGAGAGATCGGAGGGCGACGTCTCCAGCCCAGCCTCCACGGGGACGCAG GACCCTCTGCTGGGGATGCTGGAGCCCCgggaggagctggagaaggaggaCGGGAAGCAGGAGGCAGAGGCCGTGTACGAGACCAACTGCCACTGGGAGGGGTGCAGCAAAGAGTTCGACACCCAGGAGCAGCTGGTGCAC CACATTAACAACGAGCACATCCACGGGGAGAAGAAGGAGTTTGTGTGCCACTGGCTGGAGTGCTCACGGGAGCAGCGGCCCTTCAAGGCGCAGTACATGCTGGTGGTGCACATGCGGCGGCACACGGGCGAGAAGCCTCACAAGTGCACG TTCGAGGGCTGTCACAAGGCCTACTCACGCCTGGAGAACCTCAAGACCCACCTGCGGTCGCACACGGGCGAGAAGCCGTATGTCTGTGAGCACGAGGGCTGCAACAAGGCCTTCTCCAACGCCTCGGACCGCGCCAAGCACCAGAACCGCACCCACTCCAACGAG AAGCCGTACGTCTGCAAGATCCCCGGCTGCACCAAGCGCTACACGGACCCCAGCTCCCTGCGCAAGCACGTCAAGACCGTGCACGGCCCTGACGCCCACGTCACCAAGAAGCATCGGGGCGACATGGTGCTGAGCCGGGCGCTGGCTGCCCTGGGGGGCCCCGCAGACATGAAGCAGGAGAAGGAGGGAGGCTGCCCCAGCGAGGGCAGGAAGGACGAGGGGAAGCTGATGGTGCCTGAGGCCACCTTG AAGCCCCAGCCCAGTCCCGGCGGGCAGTCGTCCTGCAGCAGCGAGCGCTCGCCCCTCGGCAGCGCCAACAACAACGACAGCGGGGTGGAGATGAACGCCAACCCGGGCGGCAGCTTCGAGGACCTGTCCACGCTGGAGGACCCCCCACCGGGGGAGCCCATGGGCGCCTCGGGGCTCTCGGCCCTGCGCCGCCTGGAGAACCTCCGCATCGACAAGTTCAAGCAGCTGCGGAAGCCCCCGCCCGGCAAGGGCCTGAAGCTGCCGGCCATCCCTGGCACCG GCCCCGCCGGGGAGATGCCCAGCCTGTGCGGCCCACCCCCCGCGGCCTCCCACCGCCGCGTCCTGGAGCTCTCCGCCAGCGACCTGGCCTCCGTGCCGCCGGCGAGCGAGCGCCGGGCCAGCACCACCAGCACCGTCAGCTCGGCCTACACCGTCAGCCGCCGCTCCTCGCTGGCCTCGCCCTACCCGCGGGCCGCCgaggggccgggggggctccCTAACAGCCTGGGCCTGGCCGACGCCTACGACCCCATCTCCCCCGACGCCTCCCGGCGCTCCAGCGAGGCCAGCCACTGCGGGGGGCTGCCGGGCCTGACGCCGGCCCAGCACTACCACCTCAAAGCCAAGTACGCCGCGGCCACTGGCGGCCCCCCGCCCACCCcgttgcccagcatggagcgggCGGCCCTGGCTGGCAGGACGGGGTTCCCCGGGGACTACCCGGGCCCAGCCGGGCCACCCTTCCTGGCCAACGGCTCGCTGCGGCGGCACGGCACCACCGAGTACCCCGGCTACAGCCTCCACCCGCACCTGGCGCCCGGGCACGGCACCCGGCGGGCCAGCGACCCCGCCCGGACGGCGGCCGAGCCGCACGCCGCGCCCAACGTGCAGCGCTTCAAGAGCATGGGTAACGTGAGCGCATCggccctgggcagggccggcctgcAGCCCCTCGGCGGCACCGATGCCAGCCTGCAGCGCCACCTCTTCTCCCCTCGCCCGCCCAGCATCAGCGAGAACGTCTTCCTGGAGAGCGTGGCCATGGAGGGGCCCGGGGAGATGGAGCAGTACCTGGGCTACCCGGAGCAGGGCTTCCAGTGCCAGGGGCCAggcatggagctgcagggggagggtgcCTATATCGGTGCCCACAGGACCATGGGGGGCATGCAGCTGAGCCCAGGTGCCcacggggagctgcagggggacctGGGGCAGCCCGATtactccctcccccagtgccaggTGAACCAGCACTTCCAGGGCATGCACCCGCCCGATGCCAGCATCCTAGCGCCCTGGGATGAGGCCGCCCCGGGGAGCCTGGAGCTGAACCCCCTGGTGCCCAGCCCGCTGGGCAGCCGGCACTGCCACCACCAGTACCCGACTCCGGGTGCCTGCGAGCCGCAGCCCAAGCACATGGGCATGTGCCACCCGGGCGGGTTCGCCGGCGGGCAGCAGTTTGGCGAGCTCAGCCAGCTGCAGATCAAAGCCGAGCAGCAGCTGCCGGCGCCGGCGCTGACCCCCTGCCAGAACGTGCAGCAGCCGCCAGCAGCTCCGTTCGGCCAGCCCAGGGCCATGGCGGCCGCCCCCGGCAGCGGGTACCCGGCCGAGCCCCAGCAGGGCTCCTGCTTCGCCATGACCCCCCCGGGCAGGCGGCCCCAGACCCCCATGCTGCAGGTCAAGGAGCTGATGGTGCGGAATTACGTGCAGTCCCAGCAGGCGCTGATGTGGGGGGAGCAGCCGCAGCCCCCCCCGAAGGCCGGGGACCTCATggtggggctgggcggggagccCCTGCGGCACCCCCCGGCGCCCCAGCCGTACCTCAGCCCCAAGTATGCTGGCTACCCGGCCAAGCCAGGGCCCCCCCTGGGCCCGCCCGAGAGCCAGCCCCCGGCCAGCCAGTGCTTCAGCCCCGAGCTGGGGCCCCACCCGCCTGGCGGGCCCAGGCCCCCGAGCAGGCAGCACAGCCTGGGCTACGCGGGCGGCCCCTCCTGCGAGCCCCCCGAGGCCGGTCCCCGCAGGCTGCTGCGGCTGCCCCCCCTGCACGCCCCGCCCGAGGGCCCCGCCGAGCCGGCCCTGCTGTTCTACCCGGGGCCGGGGAAGGGCGCCCAGGGGCACCAGCCGGCCAGCTGCGGGGGCCAGGATCCCGGCCGGCCCTTTGCCCCCGGCCTGGAGCGCCTCAAGGCCGACTCCTTCCCCTACCTGGCGCCGGAGGGGCAGGTCTCCAACAGCCTGGACTCGCTGGACCTGGAGAACACGCACCTGGACTTCACGGCCATCCTGGACGACCCGGAgcccccggccctgagccccgcccggCTGCCCCCGCCCGGGCCCCCCAACATGGCCGTGGGAGACATGAGCTCCATGCTGAGCTCGCTGGCGGGGGAGAACCACTTCCTCAACACCCTGTCCTGA